CGATCGCCCTCGAAGGCATTGAAGTCTAGGGCAACATCAGCCGAGTTGGGATCGAATTGACCAACCGCAGTCGCAGCCCGGAAGACAAAGGTATCAGCACCAAAGCCACCAGTCAGGTCATCAATACCAAAATCGCCAACTATAATATCGTTGCCATTTCCCCCATTGACGGCATCATTCCCCTGGCCGCCGCGCACAAAGTCATTGCCATCTTCACCATTCACAATGTCATTATCACGATTGCCATTGACCACATCATCGCCAAAACCACCATCAACCGTGTCATCGTTGCGGCCGCCGCGCAAATAGTCGTCGCCATCAACCCCATCAAGGAAGTCATTATCCTGGTTGCCATTGACCACATCAGTGCCAAATGAACCAGTAATTACATCAGCAGAACCAAATGCCCTCACCCCAGCTGGATTAAATTGGCTGATGTCCGCGGACAAGGTTTCCACATCCACAAAATCGGTCAGGTCGAAAAACTGGCCAAACACAGCTCCATTAGCAGCACCAAACACTAAATCTTGATATAGATTGATCGTGGAGGCATCTTGAATAATTGGCATAATTTATAATCCTTAAGTCATTTCTACTCACAGCTATGCGATCGATCGCAATTAGTATCTGTTGATTGTCTTATCAAAGAAGTTGGGTATCTATTTTTGATGGACAGCAACTTCTTGCCCTCACAATCCACCTGGCAAAAACGATCGCACTTTCAATTATATCTATTAACTCGATCGAGTTAGTTTAATATTTATTGGTGTGGTTGATTAAGGGTTTAAATATTTTTTTGATTGACAATTTTAGAGCTATTTTTATTCAGTTGAAACTAATTTCATATTTTGGCTGATGCCTATATTCACTGAACAATAATAATGTAATAATTTTCACAATCGTGAAACAGGCGCTATGGATTAAGGATTGTAGAAATATTTATTGATAGGGAACAAATAACTATTTTATTCGTCTTATTTAAATTGGTTTGATAATATAAACAAACTTTTGCTTTATAGAATTGTGGGTATAAGCTAAATTGAAATAGCTTTAATTTATAGAATAGTAAAATTATTTGCGATTTGAATGTTGCAGCTTTTTTGTAAGATCTAAATTAGTGGATTTAAGTTGACGATCGCAGTAGTAAATTGCTATTGGTTGAGATAGGATTTAATTACTTTGGTTAATTAACTATTTCTAACTATTGATTAATATTGATTAATCGCGCTGTCCCAAGCACTGTGTAGCATCACTAGCATCAACGAAAGATTGGGCTTGAGATTGAATCTAGAATCTTGGCGGTGCAGTTATGGAAATAAAAAAGTGATGAGTACGAGTAACCCGGTGCTAGGGCTGGGTGAATTTTATCCTGAGTACATTGTATTTGTGCCACTTGCAAACTTAAATTTTGAGAAGAATTCATGAACAAGAAATTAAAACAAGTATTAAGTAGATCTACTTTTGCAGCAGCCTCTATGACTCTGGCATTGGGTAGCCTGGGTAGCCTTACTGCTTTACCCGCCCATGCTGATGATGAGGTGGTCTATGACTGCTATTCGGGGTCGGGACGTTTGGTGGAAGAAGAAGTATCACAAATTGATGCGATCGCCTTTACGTTGTTTGGTAGCAGGGGTAGTGATGGGATAATCCGAGGGTTGGGTGGGGAATGCCGACCCCAGGAACAAGAAGAAGAACAGCAAACGGTTAATAGCGATCGCAGTGTGGATGTGACCTATGTTTCCAGCAAGTCGATCGACAATGATCAAGTGGAAGTTACCTGGAGCTATAAGGGCACTAACTACACCTATACCTCAGAGGTTGATTCCTATTACATTCGCAATCGCCGCGAAGCCCGCCCTGCCCGCGATGGGGAACGTGCTGCGCTGCGTACTGCCTATCAGCGAGCCACAAATTCCAGCCCCAGTTCGCAAGAAGAGCTACGCCGGTTTGGATTCGTGCCAGAGGTAGGTCAGTTTGCCGTAGTGCGGAACACCTATGAGGAGCGTAACTCGGTTCGCCAGTTTGATGCGATGATCAATGACGATCGCCAACGTTGGATTGCCAATTGCCGCACCGAGCAGTTATTCAACGCTTCGCGCCAGGAAGTGAAGGTAAACAGTCGGGCGATCGGTGACATTGTGGCGTTTGTTTGCACCGAGAATATTACGGCGCAGAACCCTGACAACAATGAAGATCTCCGCAGCTTTGGCAATATGCCTGGCTATGGTGATTTCTCGGTGGTGCGTAACACCTACTATGCCAGTAATGCAATTCTGGAGTTTGATGCGATCGTGGTGGGTCAGCGGCAGCGCTGGGATGCCAATTGTCGCACCGGTGAGTTGTTTGATGCTAACGATCGCCGCTTAAGCACTAGCAGCATGACGCGGAGTGTGGCTAGTTTTGTGTGCCGCGATGGTTCTAATAATTAAGCAGCACTAGTTTTTGATCAATGATCGCAAACTAGAATAATAAGCAGGGGTGGTTATTTAGTTAATCACCTTTGCTTTTTGTGATTTGGCTTTTCTTTTCTTTGCTGGCGGGGAAATTATGGATAAGTGGCGATCGCTCCTCTCGCAAATTAATTTCACTGGTGCTGAGTATCCAACCTTTACTGATACTGAGATCGAGGAGTTTGAGCAAAAGACAGGGATTATTCTGCCTCAAGATTGCAAGGACTACTGTAAAGTTTTTGGCAATGGTATGTTTAGCGAACTCTACGATATCAATTGCTTAAATGCAAAGATGGCTGAAGAGTGCAAAGATGATCTACTAATTAGTTGGAATATGGAGCGGGATTCTCTCACTAA
The sequence above is a segment of the Pseudanabaena sp. PCC 7367 genome. Coding sequences within it:
- a CDS encoding calcium-binding protein, with product MPIIQDASTINLYQDLVFGAANGAVFGQFFDLTDFVDVETLSADISQFNPAGVRAFGSADVITGSFGTDVVNGNQDNDFLDGVDGDDYLRGGRNDDTVDGGFGDDVVNGNRDNDIVNGEDGNDFVRGGQGNDAVNGGNGNDIIVGDFGIDDLTGGFGADTFVFRAATAVGQFDPNSADVALDFNAFEGDRVVVVSDFGEFDISISIEDVPQVQATASSLDAVLRSFATNEVIGVVAGVSDVNTVLNVLEVVNTSDPALGLG